DNA sequence from the Thermoanaerobaculia bacterium genome:
AAGACCTTCATCACGCACGGTTCGGTCGGCCAGATCGCCGTGATCATGGCGCTCACCGACCGCTCGAAGGGGAAAAACGGCATCTCGGCGTTCGTGGTCCCGATGGATACGCCCGGCATCCGCTCCGGCAAGAAGGAGAACAAGCTCGGGATGCGGGCCTCCGACACGTCGACGATCCTCCTCGAGGAGTGCCGCGTGCCCCTCGAGGCGCTGATCGGGGAGGAGGAGGACGGTTTCAAGCAGGCGCTCCGGATCCTCGACGGCGGCCGGATCGGCATCGCCGCGCTCGCGGTGGGCATGGCCCGCGGGGCGTTCGAGGCGGCCGTTGCCTACGCGCAGGAGCGGCGGCAGTTCGGGCGCCCGCTCGCCGATTTCGAGGCGATCCAGTTCTACCTCGCCGAGATGGCGACCGACATCGACGCGGGAAGCCTCCTGACCCGCCGCGCGGCGGCCGCGCGCGACGCGGGGGAGAAGGTCACGAAGCTCTCCGCGATGGCGAAGTACTTCGCGGGAGAGATGTGCGTGCGCGTGGCCGACCGGGCCCTCGAGATCCATGGCGGGTACGGGTTCGTGAAGGACTACCCGGTCGAGAAGTTCTACCGCGACGTCAAGCTCTGCACGATCGGCGAGGGCACGACGGAGATCCAGAAGCTCGTCATCGCCCG
Encoded proteins:
- a CDS encoding acyl-CoA dehydrogenase family protein; the protein is MSFDLTDEERAIRETVRDFAETEIRPHVMEWDEAQAFPRSLFGKLGGLGFLGCFVPESHGGAALTVSQYIGLIEELARVDGSISLSVAAHNSLCTNHLVMFGSEGQKKAYLPKLASGEWIGAWGLTEPGSGSDAGGMQTTARRDGAGWVLNGQKTFITHGSVGQIAVIMALTDRSKGKNGISAFVVPMDTPGIRSGKKENKLGMRASDTSTILLEECRVPLEALIGEEEDGFKQALRILDGGRIGIAALAVGMARGAFEAAVAYAQERRQFGRPLADFEAIQFYLAEMATDIDAGSLLTRRAAAARDAGEKVTKLSAMAKYFAGEMCVRVADRALEIHGGYGFVKDYPVEKFYRDVKLCTIGEGTTEIQKLVIARQILSEF